The following coding sequences are from one Cardiobacteriaceae bacterium TAE3-ERU3 window:
- a CDS encoding type III pantothenate kinase, whose product MKLLIDIGNSRIKWLYGNEVPGIVEAVSYKSNWQEKLYRAFHLMPTPDMIGLSSVNNTEIEETVIALAEQLWQKEVKIFHAQKQTNGTLTVGYEDASKLGTDRYLAMLGARGLCQEPLCVVGCGTAITLDVIDGHGRHLGGLILPGIRLMENALLNNTQKLTPMRWTAQLIGNDTATCIGAGIHHAIPAGIDGIMDDLEGKHGVYFRRYAFGGDAQILFGSRPTYRIEPDLMFRGMFAHLDGA is encoded by the coding sequence ATGAAATTACTTATTGACATCGGCAACTCACGCATCAAATGGCTTTACGGCAACGAAGTGCCCGGTATCGTCGAAGCAGTCTCTTACAAAAGTAACTGGCAGGAAAAGCTTTACCGCGCCTTTCACCTCATGCCAACACCGGACATGATTGGCTTATCAAGTGTGAATAACACAGAGATTGAGGAAACAGTTATCGCCTTGGCCGAGCAGCTGTGGCAAAAAGAAGTCAAAATTTTTCACGCCCAAAAGCAAACTAATGGCACCCTAACCGTCGGCTATGAAGATGCCAGCAAACTCGGCACAGACCGCTACCTTGCCATGCTTGGTGCCCGGGGCTTATGTCAAGAACCACTGTGTGTGGTTGGCTGCGGCACAGCGATCACGCTTGATGTCATTGATGGGCATGGCCGCCACCTTGGCGGGCTTATTTTGCCCGGCATTCGCTTGATGGAAAACGCCCTATTAAATAACACACAAAAGCTAACCCCGATGCGCTGGACTGCGCAGCTGATCGGCAACGACACCGCAACCTGCATCGGCGCTGGTATTCACCACGCTATCCCAGCCGGCATTGACGGCATCATGGACGATCTGGAAGGTAAGCATGGCGTGTATTTTCGCCGCTATGCTTTTGGAGGTGATGCACAAATCCTGTTCGGCTCACGCCCAACTTACCGCATCGAGCCGGACTTAATGTTCCGCGGCATGTTCGCACATCTCGATGGCGCTTAA